One genomic segment of Paenibacillus xylanexedens includes these proteins:
- a CDS encoding methyl-accepting chemotaxis protein produces MNTLESLVNAMPFVSQMFRDDISISINDHEKVLYFSEAKSLEIGVKVGDELHDDYKHFKMLTNRDSRTVARMPGDLQGRPFDAILIPIKENDQVVGILGVNYALDSHMTLETLIRENETTINALVGGIQQIAAHSEELSATSEEILRNSKKASENSVSVSKVTNVIREVSEQTNLLGLNAMIEAARVGDQGAGFGVVASEVRKLSDHTKQAAADIESSLGSVQDSMKHMEQEIGQITTATVDQAKLVTEFMESIEQLSETSANLKKFVHQMLALE; encoded by the coding sequence TTGAATACTCTTGAATCTCTGGTAAATGCTATGCCTTTTGTTAGCCAAATGTTCCGTGACGACATATCCATATCCATTAATGATCATGAGAAAGTATTGTATTTTTCCGAAGCAAAAAGTCTGGAGATTGGCGTGAAGGTTGGGGATGAGCTGCATGATGATTATAAACATTTCAAAATGCTGACTAACAGAGATTCCCGTACCGTGGCACGCATGCCTGGTGATCTGCAGGGCAGACCTTTTGATGCCATTCTAATCCCTATTAAAGAGAACGATCAGGTCGTGGGTATATTGGGTGTGAACTACGCACTGGATAGTCACATGACACTGGAAACGCTGATCCGTGAAAATGAAACTACCATTAATGCGCTCGTCGGTGGCATTCAGCAGATTGCGGCACATTCCGAAGAACTCTCCGCGACATCGGAAGAGATTCTGCGCAACTCCAAAAAAGCTTCAGAGAACTCCGTCAGTGTGTCTAAAGTAACAAACGTCATTCGTGAAGTATCGGAACAAACCAATCTGCTTGGACTCAACGCCATGATAGAGGCAGCTCGTGTGGGCGATCAAGGAGCAGGATTCGGTGTGGTTGCCAGTGAGGTACGCAAACTGTCGGATCATACGAAGCAAGCAGCAGCTGATATTGAATCATCACTCGGCAGTGTACAAGATTCCATGAAACATATGGAGCAAGAGATCGGTCAGATTACAACCGCAACAGTGGATCAGGCCAAGCTTGTTACCGAGTTCATGGAAAGTATCGAACAGCTTAGCGAGACAAGCGCGAATCTGAAAAAGTTTGTACATCAGATGCTGGCGCTCGAATAA
- a CDS encoding type 1 glutamine amidotransferase domain-containing protein, with product MKKILVVLTNVDKYATKDEPTGLWLSEATHFIEEFDHNDNVQIDLVSPKGGNVPLDPKSLGDSLDESTKAYFENETFMNQLKNTLKPSEVNASDYDAIYFTGGHGTMWDFPDNAELQELSRDIYEKGGVVSGVCHGVTALLNVKLSNGLLLINDKTVSGFTNEEETLAQQTEYVPFLLEDALRERAAQYDKAAAFSSYVTTDGRVVTGQNPQSSKAVAESVKQLLGL from the coding sequence ATGAAAAAGATACTGGTTGTTCTAACAAATGTAGATAAGTACGCAACGAAGGACGAGCCTACTGGCTTGTGGCTGAGCGAAGCAACTCACTTTATTGAAGAGTTTGACCATAATGACAATGTTCAGATCGATCTGGTTAGCCCTAAAGGTGGGAACGTACCTCTTGATCCGAAAAGTCTGGGCGACTCTCTGGATGAAAGCACCAAAGCCTATTTCGAGAACGAAACGTTCATGAATCAATTGAAAAATACGCTGAAACCTAGCGAAGTGAATGCAAGTGACTACGATGCGATCTACTTCACAGGCGGTCACGGTACAATGTGGGATTTCCCGGACAATGCTGAACTTCAAGAGCTTTCTCGTGATATCTATGAAAAAGGTGGCGTTGTATCTGGCGTGTGCCACGGGGTTACAGCCTTGCTGAACGTGAAGCTGTCCAACGGTCTGCTTTTGATCAACGACAAAACCGTTTCCGGCTTTACGAATGAAGAAGAAACATTGGCTCAACAAACCGAGTATGTTCCTTTCCTATTGGAAGATGCTTTGAGAGAACGTGCTGCACAATACGATAAAGCAGCTGCCTTCAGCTCTTATGTCACAACAGATGGCCGCGTGGTCACAGGACAGAATCCGCAATCTAGCAAAGCTGTAGCTGAAAGTGTTAAACAACTGCTGGGTCTGTAA
- a CDS encoding glycoside hydrolase family 1 protein — protein sequence MTNSNFPKDFLWGGALSACQAEGAYNVDGKSLTIPEVMKFNEKNDRKVTKQIRVNWEMIEEARNDQDTVKYPKRRGIDFYHSFREDIALFAEMGFKVFRYSISWARVFPGGDDATPNEKALEFYDQVIDECLKHGMEPLITISHFDTPIVLMDKFGGWYNRKLIDLYVNYCDVLFNRYKGKVKYWVTFNEINMSVKASAKTLGIIDYDAPNYEEMLFQGLHHQFVAASRATKMAHEIDPNNQIGSMVAYFTTYPYTCKPEDALQMQQDDQMKNQFYLDVLNKGEYPYYSKTYFKNKEIQLNIEDGDLDSICAHTADFVGMSYYNSMISSSDTEQLELTAGNVHSVYKNPHLPANEWGWQIDPIGLRYTLNLVYDRYQKPVFILENSSGFYDKLNEDGTINDPYRIDFLSKHIEQMGLAIADGVEVLGYTMWGPIDMISSGTSEMSKRYGFIYVDQDDYGNGTLKRYRKDSFFWYQNVIRTNGAEL from the coding sequence ATGACAAATTCCAATTTTCCAAAAGATTTTTTATGGGGCGGTGCACTGTCTGCCTGTCAGGCCGAGGGAGCTTATAATGTGGACGGCAAGAGTCTGACCATCCCTGAAGTTATGAAATTTAACGAGAAGAACGACCGCAAAGTGACCAAGCAGATCAGAGTGAATTGGGAGATGATTGAAGAGGCCAGGAATGACCAGGATACAGTTAAATATCCGAAGCGCCGGGGAATTGATTTTTATCATTCTTTCCGTGAGGATATCGCCTTGTTTGCTGAGATGGGCTTCAAAGTATTCCGTTATTCGATTTCATGGGCCAGAGTATTCCCGGGTGGCGACGATGCTACTCCGAATGAAAAGGCATTAGAGTTCTATGATCAGGTTATTGATGAATGTCTTAAACACGGTATGGAGCCCTTGATCACCATCAGTCACTTTGATACGCCAATTGTACTGATGGACAAGTTCGGAGGATGGTATAACCGCAAGCTGATCGATCTGTATGTGAACTATTGTGATGTGCTGTTCAATCGCTACAAGGGCAAAGTGAAATATTGGGTGACATTCAACGAGATCAACATGAGCGTGAAAGCATCGGCCAAAACGCTGGGAATCATTGATTATGATGCTCCAAATTATGAGGAAATGTTGTTCCAGGGGTTGCATCATCAATTTGTAGCTGCATCCAGAGCAACCAAGATGGCTCATGAGATTGATCCGAATAACCAGATCGGAAGTATGGTGGCTTATTTTACAACGTATCCTTACACTTGCAAGCCGGAGGACGCACTCCAGATGCAACAGGATGATCAGATGAAAAATCAGTTCTATCTCGATGTGCTCAATAAAGGCGAGTACCCTTACTATAGTAAAACGTATTTCAAAAACAAGGAGATCCAGCTGAATATCGAGGACGGCGATCTGGATAGCATTTGCGCGCACACGGCTGATTTTGTAGGGATGTCGTATTACAACTCGATGATTTCCAGTAGTGATACCGAACAACTCGAACTAACGGCAGGCAATGTACACAGCGTATATAAAAACCCGCATCTGCCCGCTAACGAGTGGGGTTGGCAGATTGATCCCATTGGCCTGCGGTATACGCTGAATCTCGTCTATGATCGGTATCAAAAGCCTGTCTTTATTCTGGAGAATAGCTCAGGTTTCTACGATAAACTGAATGAAGATGGAACGATCAACGATCCTTACCGGATTGATTTTCTGAGCAAACATATCGAACAAATGGGACTCGCCATTGCCGATGGGGTCGAAGTGTTGGGATACACGATGTGGGGGCCCATCGACATGATCAGTTCAGGGACTTCCGAGATGAGCAAACGGTACGGATTTATCTATGTGGATCAGGACGACTATGGGAATGGTACGCTGAAAAGATATCGTAAGGATTCCTTCTTCTGGTATCAGAATGTGATCCGTACCAACGGAGCAGAACTGTAA
- a CDS encoding endonuclease/exonuclease/phosphatase family protein, protein MKILTLNTHAWAEEDQLNKISQLADFINTHQFDVISMQEVNQSMQEVALSEEELKMYYATEPDAVIKKDNYAYVLLQQLTEQYYWTWIPAHVGFQKYDEGLAILSRTPITQAFGEYVSHMRDYNNYRTRKIVGIQTVVQGEATWFVNGHYNWWDDDQEPFKGQWELTESKLAPYMDQPLYIMGDFNNVAEVRGEGYDYMMSKGWNDLYTTALQKDEGATVVKAIAGWADNKRDLRIDYIFSNRPIQAKSSTVVLNGKNGPVVSDHFGVAVEI, encoded by the coding sequence ATGAAAATACTTACGTTAAACACACACGCTTGGGCGGAAGAGGATCAACTGAACAAGATCAGTCAGCTGGCTGATTTTATTAATACACATCAATTCGATGTGATCTCCATGCAGGAGGTCAACCAATCGATGCAGGAAGTCGCGCTTTCTGAAGAAGAACTGAAGATGTATTATGCTACTGAACCCGATGCAGTGATTAAAAAAGACAACTATGCCTATGTCCTGCTTCAGCAGCTGACAGAACAATATTACTGGACGTGGATTCCCGCGCATGTCGGGTTTCAAAAATACGATGAAGGACTGGCAATCCTTAGCCGGACGCCGATTACGCAGGCTTTTGGGGAATACGTGTCCCACATGCGGGATTATAACAACTATCGTACACGCAAGATTGTGGGGATCCAGACGGTTGTCCAAGGCGAAGCGACCTGGTTTGTGAACGGACACTATAACTGGTGGGATGATGATCAGGAACCTTTCAAAGGACAGTGGGAGTTGACGGAGAGCAAGCTTGCCCCTTACATGGATCAGCCATTATATATAATGGGTGATTTTAATAATGTCGCGGAAGTGCGTGGAGAAGGCTATGATTATATGATGAGCAAAGGTTGGAATGACCTGTACACCACAGCATTGCAAAAGGATGAAGGAGCAACTGTGGTGAAGGCCATTGCCGGCTGGGCAGATAACAAACGCGATCTGCGGATCGACTATATTTTCTCCAATCGTCCCATTCAGGCGAAGTCTTCCACCGTGGTCTTGAACGGTAAAAACGGGCCAGTCGTGTCTGACCATTTTGGCGTCGCTGTAGAGATATAA
- a CDS encoding SWIM zinc finger family protein: MMNIPNNMRMDDAQWQQLIRQVAEHFNNLTIMRGFQYYKQKRVGPLTYSEQQGISAVVQGSEEYEVTLSMQSLSTSHCTCPVSSVCKHMTAVLMSYAEQLERPVHAIVNAHSSTALKQTTKPVGAMSAGLSSYTEADEQQETNIPDNQYSQIKERATELADLEISEWHELFHSCLRRLGTGTASTSYVQEATDELYAIKPRLNAAMDQLFELHVQLHLIRFCVPPARNSITHTPVYLSYPAQLAVDALLKDIERIFNHPLDLSGLKGNKLEQLWNRLAETSAYLRKQMMPETASMMFFTPIYRQLWLNWIVPQLQGSRDMLVSEQAILDDIERNITAASSPSQSGGSVLGSAQNNGSSSDRPGKAVTLPLPLILAQSWMHFHLGQDDQAWQRLIHGSSAYGFPPEQLLHFLHVLADSAEWKRLGDWLVQLGPLLANRRNTPLNDYMHLWDTAIQHLPDAENRMWDTLVSMLPHSRPAYEDAMHSRGQWRRWIDFQLSTGTEPLEFRVAMLQPIEKDAPELLLPFYHQAVERYIGHKNRDGYKAAVKLLKRLSKIYKKMKQEAHWEQFITTLAVRNSRLRALQEELRKGKLIS, from the coding sequence ATGATGAACATACCGAATAACATGAGGATGGATGATGCGCAGTGGCAACAGTTGATCAGGCAGGTTGCAGAGCATTTTAATAACCTGACGATCATGCGCGGATTCCAATATTATAAACAGAAACGTGTCGGACCATTAACCTATTCCGAACAACAAGGGATTTCGGCCGTTGTACAAGGATCGGAAGAGTACGAGGTCACACTAAGCATGCAATCTCTGTCTACCAGTCATTGTACCTGCCCGGTGAGTTCCGTATGCAAACATATGACAGCTGTATTGATGAGTTATGCTGAGCAACTGGAGCGACCTGTCCATGCCATTGTGAATGCACACTCCAGTACTGCGCTCAAACAAACGACCAAACCCGTCGGGGCCATGTCCGCAGGACTATCCAGCTACACAGAAGCCGATGAACAACAGGAGACGAACATTCCGGACAACCAATACAGCCAGATCAAGGAACGTGCAACAGAGCTTGCTGATCTCGAAATCTCGGAATGGCACGAACTATTCCACTCATGTCTGAGACGGCTGGGGACTGGCACAGCAAGCACATCCTACGTACAGGAAGCAACGGACGAGCTGTATGCCATTAAACCAAGGCTGAACGCTGCGATGGACCAACTTTTTGAACTACATGTGCAGTTGCACCTCATCCGATTCTGCGTGCCGCCGGCTCGTAATTCAATCACTCATACCCCCGTGTACTTGAGCTACCCTGCCCAGCTCGCGGTGGATGCACTTCTGAAAGACATTGAACGGATCTTTAACCATCCGCTAGACCTGTCAGGTCTAAAGGGAAACAAGCTTGAACAACTTTGGAACAGACTGGCCGAAACCTCGGCTTATTTACGCAAACAGATGATGCCTGAGACAGCCAGCATGATGTTCTTCACTCCGATCTATCGACAACTGTGGTTGAACTGGATCGTACCTCAGCTGCAAGGGTCGCGGGACATGTTAGTGTCGGAACAGGCCATCTTAGATGATATAGAACGCAATATAACCGCCGCTTCGTCACCTTCCCAGTCAGGTGGGAGTGTCTTGGGTAGCGCTCAAAATAATGGAAGTAGTAGTGATAGACCAGGCAAAGCCGTAACACTGCCTTTACCACTCATACTCGCGCAGAGCTGGATGCACTTCCATCTGGGGCAAGATGATCAGGCATGGCAGCGACTCATCCATGGAAGCTCGGCCTACGGCTTCCCGCCAGAACAACTGTTGCATTTTCTCCATGTACTCGCAGATTCGGCTGAATGGAAGCGACTTGGGGATTGGTTGGTACAACTTGGCCCCCTTCTGGCGAATCGGCGTAATACACCTTTGAATGATTACATGCATCTATGGGATACGGCCATTCAACATCTGCCCGATGCAGAGAACCGTATGTGGGACACGCTTGTCAGTATGCTTCCCCACTCCCGCCCCGCCTACGAGGATGCTATGCATTCGCGTGGACAGTGGCGCAGATGGATTGATTTTCAGCTGAGTACGGGAACGGAACCTCTGGAATTCCGCGTAGCGATGCTGCAACCAATCGAAAAAGATGCACCTGAGCTGCTGCTTCCCTTCTATCATCAGGCAGTGGAGCGTTATATCGGACACAAAAACAGGGACGGATACAAAGCAGCGGTGAAGCTGTTGAAACGTCTGTCCAAAATCTATAAAAAAATGAAGCAAGAAGCGCACTGGGAGCAATTCATCACCACACTCGCCGTTCGTAACAGTCGGCTGCGCGCCCTGCAGGAAGAGCTTCGGAAAGGTAAACTGATCTCATGA
- a CDS encoding 2-keto-3-deoxygluconate permease codes for MNILGRIKKIPGGLLIVPMLVAAVINTVFPSFFQIGDPTTALFTSKGTMVLIGMILLISGTQLNLSQLLVTLKRAGVLCISRILISCLFGWAFVHFFGISGVGGVSAVAFIAVLTSCNPGLYLALMNTYGDDVDRAAFGILNLIAVPVIPVMILNSASGVGIDYLSVFATLVPFLIGILLGNLDSNIQKMFAPGTLILLPFLGTSFGSNIDLRIAFQSSLSGLLVTVLFLLICMLPLIGIDRAILRRPGYAAAATCSVAGLSMVVPSMVAGFNPAYAPYVDTAIAQIAFAVILTSVTVPYIVKRLAGGTATEASASTNH; via the coding sequence ATGAACATTCTGGGTCGTATCAAAAAAATACCCGGCGGCTTGCTGATTGTTCCCATGCTGGTCGCCGCGGTCATCAACACGGTGTTTCCATCGTTTTTTCAGATCGGAGATCCAACAACAGCGCTGTTCACATCGAAAGGTACCATGGTGCTGATCGGCATGATTTTACTGATATCAGGAACACAACTCAACTTGTCACAGCTTCTGGTGACCTTGAAGAGAGCAGGGGTGCTCTGTATTTCACGCATCCTCATCAGCTGCCTGTTCGGATGGGCGTTTGTACACTTTTTTGGCATAAGTGGGGTCGGGGGAGTTTCTGCGGTAGCCTTCATTGCCGTTCTGACCAGTTGTAATCCAGGATTATATCTGGCCTTGATGAACACGTATGGAGATGATGTGGATCGTGCTGCGTTTGGCATTCTGAATCTGATCGCCGTACCGGTTATTCCGGTCATGATATTGAATTCGGCAAGCGGCGTCGGTATCGATTATCTCAGTGTATTTGCTACACTAGTACCTTTCTTGATCGGGATACTGCTTGGTAACCTGGATAGCAACATACAGAAGATGTTCGCTCCGGGAACACTGATTCTACTACCTTTTCTAGGTACCAGCTTCGGGTCCAATATTGATCTGCGTATTGCATTTCAGTCCAGTCTGTCCGGTTTGTTGGTCACGGTGTTATTTTTGCTGATCTGCATGCTACCGCTAATTGGAATCGATCGCGCGATACTAAGACGGCCCGGTTACGCAGCGGCTGCGACATGTTCGGTTGCTGGATTGTCCATGGTGGTGCCTTCGATGGTTGCCGGGTTCAATCCGGCGTATGCGCCATATGTGGACACAGCTATCGCTCAGATTGCGTTTGCCGTGATCCTGACGTCGGTGACCGTGCCTTATATCGTGAAACGTCTGGCTGGAGGAACAGCAACGGAAGCTTCTGCTTCGACAAATCACTAG
- a CDS encoding DEAD/DEAH box helicase, with amino-acid sequence MHPYTETIEVHVALTGYGDALFYGALNTHHFVSGQSLKQRLFAWHVPSFYGTELEVRQIEEIELVVLPAEEVIPFFAEMHTLLHIEWKWDEQAEHLIRLAPALASSIEKRKYLPSFEAYRAGQLQWTWDPDSLKKQERASLTKAIQQTDESYAEGLGAAYSAFVFQRWYSSEEAATDLRREFPQLFPERGTLPKTAGMDAQSWLVSIGWKADAAPFRPMLQLQEPDEDEPSWRLRLVLQNKLDAAVLVPVMLDSRGRLEGEWPEVWTPFILDRSVGWLDQLRAHLPRLGSSISGRRDVLSDPLGDQEAWQFLTQDSGRLLAAGWQVLLPGWWEAARKKKPKLRAKVQPEEGSERGQSFFGLDSIIHFDWRIAIGDTDLSEDEFADLVARNERLVRFRGEWVPLDPDLLEQIRRAMGGVDREQGLSFQDILHLHLLHNEQREYRNQKWKEGQQTEEEQQPQDDQNIRLEVELNEHLNRVIAQLGGGQGGAPSLPIPTGLHAELRSYQKEGFAWLGFLRRFGLGACLADDMGLGKTIQFITYLLHIKDHEPRKPGQAPVLLICPTSVLGNWQKEISRFAPSINISLHYGARRLSGEEFREQTEQVDIIITSFATATLDQEMLQTYTWSCICLDEAQNIKNAQTKQSLAVRSFPAKHRIAMTGTPIENRLSELWSIYDFINPGYLGSGRAFQTRFISAIEKDKDEQRMQDLQQLVKPFMLRRKKKDPNIQLDLPDKNEMKTYIHLTGEQSALYDQSVQALMDKMKELEGIKRKGAILSALTQLKQLCDHPLLLTKEALPEELPEDGALTSAYDVYSPQDMAMLISRSAKLERLMELVRELRDEGERCLIFTQYIGMGQMLQQVLRQELQEPVLYLHGGTSKTARDRMIEEFQYRTLPEDKQPSVFILSIKAGGVGLNLTAANHVFHFDRWWNPAVENQATDRAYRMGQTKDVQVHKFISLGTLEERIDEMLESKQQLSDNIITSSENWITELSTDELQDLFTRRRDWSG; translated from the coding sequence ATTCATCCTTACACTGAAACGATTGAGGTTCACGTCGCTTTAACCGGATATGGCGATGCTTTGTTTTACGGAGCACTCAACACACACCACTTTGTATCGGGACAGTCGCTTAAGCAGCGATTGTTCGCCTGGCATGTGCCTTCCTTCTACGGTACCGAACTGGAAGTTCGGCAGATCGAGGAGATTGAGCTGGTTGTTCTGCCTGCGGAAGAAGTGATTCCCTTTTTTGCCGAGATGCATACTCTGCTTCATATTGAATGGAAGTGGGACGAGCAAGCGGAACATCTGATTCGACTAGCTCCAGCACTGGCATCCTCCATAGAGAAACGAAAATACCTACCTAGCTTCGAGGCATACCGTGCAGGACAGCTTCAGTGGACCTGGGACCCGGATAGCTTGAAAAAGCAGGAGCGGGCATCGCTTACCAAGGCGATTCAACAGACCGACGAGAGTTATGCCGAAGGACTGGGGGCGGCTTACTCCGCCTTTGTGTTCCAGCGCTGGTACAGTTCGGAGGAAGCGGCAACCGATCTGCGACGTGAATTCCCGCAGTTGTTCCCAGAGCGCGGCACTCTACCCAAGACAGCCGGGATGGATGCTCAGTCCTGGCTCGTATCCATTGGCTGGAAAGCAGATGCCGCACCATTCAGACCCATGCTGCAATTGCAGGAGCCGGACGAGGATGAGCCATCTTGGCGGCTGCGATTGGTGTTGCAGAACAAGCTGGATGCCGCTGTATTGGTGCCCGTCATGCTGGATTCACGGGGCAGACTTGAAGGTGAATGGCCAGAGGTATGGACACCGTTCATTCTGGATCGCTCGGTCGGATGGCTGGATCAGCTGCGTGCACATCTGCCGCGTCTCGGAAGCTCCATTAGTGGTAGGCGGGATGTGCTGAGTGATCCTTTGGGAGATCAGGAAGCCTGGCAGTTCCTGACGCAGGATAGCGGCAGGTTGCTCGCAGCGGGCTGGCAAGTTCTGCTACCTGGTTGGTGGGAAGCAGCCCGTAAGAAGAAACCAAAGCTGCGTGCTAAGGTGCAGCCGGAGGAAGGCAGTGAACGGGGACAGTCGTTCTTTGGACTGGACTCGATTATTCATTTTGACTGGCGAATTGCGATTGGTGACACCGATCTCAGCGAAGATGAGTTCGCCGACCTTGTTGCCCGTAATGAACGACTGGTTCGCTTCCGTGGAGAATGGGTTCCTCTCGACCCCGACCTGCTGGAACAGATACGTCGTGCCATGGGCGGTGTAGATCGGGAACAGGGACTCTCATTCCAGGATATTCTGCACCTGCATCTGCTGCACAATGAGCAACGGGAATATCGCAACCAGAAATGGAAGGAAGGACAACAAACCGAGGAAGAGCAGCAACCACAGGATGATCAGAACATTCGGCTGGAAGTAGAACTGAATGAGCACCTGAACCGGGTTATTGCACAACTCGGGGGCGGACAAGGCGGCGCACCTTCCCTGCCCATTCCGACAGGGCTTCATGCCGAGCTGCGATCGTATCAGAAGGAAGGTTTTGCATGGCTTGGTTTCCTGCGCAGATTCGGACTTGGGGCATGTCTTGCTGATGATATGGGTCTCGGGAAAACCATTCAGTTCATCACGTATCTGTTACACATCAAGGATCATGAACCACGTAAGCCGGGACAAGCCCCGGTACTTCTGATCTGCCCAACTTCCGTACTGGGCAACTGGCAAAAGGAAATTAGCCGCTTCGCACCCTCCATTAATATCAGTCTGCATTATGGCGCACGCCGATTAAGTGGAGAAGAATTCCGGGAGCAGACCGAGCAGGTGGATATTATTATCACGTCCTTTGCTACGGCTACACTGGATCAAGAGATGTTACAAACCTACACCTGGTCATGCATCTGTCTCGATGAAGCGCAGAATATCAAAAACGCTCAGACCAAACAGTCCTTGGCGGTCCGCAGTTTCCCGGCGAAACACCGCATTGCCATGACAGGTACGCCGATCGAGAATCGGTTGTCCGAGCTGTGGTCGATCTATGACTTTATCAATCCAGGATATCTGGGCAGCGGACGGGCATTCCAGACTCGCTTTATCAGTGCTATAGAGAAAGACAAGGATGAGCAACGGATGCAGGATCTGCAGCAATTGGTGAAACCATTCATGCTGCGCCGGAAGAAAAAAGATCCAAATATCCAGCTCGATCTGCCGGACAAAAACGAGATGAAGACCTACATTCACCTGACGGGCGAACAAAGTGCTTTGTATGACCAGTCCGTACAGGCCCTGATGGATAAAATGAAAGAACTGGAAGGTATCAAGCGCAAAGGTGCAATTTTATCAGCTTTAACCCAGCTTAAACAGTTGTGTGATCACCCTCTGCTGTTAACGAAAGAAGCTTTGCCGGAGGAACTGCCTGAAGACGGTGCACTAACATCTGCTTATGACGTGTACAGCCCACAGGATATGGCGATGCTGATTAGTCGCTCCGCGAAGCTGGAACGACTGATGGAACTTGTCCGCGAATTACGGGACGAGGGCGAGCGATGCCTAATTTTCACCCAATACATCGGTATGGGTCAGATGCTGCAACAGGTACTGCGTCAGGAGTTGCAGGAACCTGTGTTGTATCTGCACGGGGGGACCTCCAAAACGGCACGGGATCGTATGATTGAGGAATTCCAATACCGTACATTGCCTGAGGATAAGCAACCGTCCGTCTTCATTCTGTCCATCAAGGCAGGCGGTGTGGGATTGAATCTGACCGCAGCCAACCATGTGTTCCATTTTGACCGCTGGTGGAACCCTGCTGTTGAGAATCAAGCCACCGACAGAGCTTATCGGATGGGTCAGACCAAGGATGTTCAGGTGCATAAGTTCATCTCTCTTGGCACATTAGAGGAGCGGATCGACGAGATGTTGGAGAGCAAACAGCAGCTCAGCGATAACATCATCACAAGCTCCGAGAACTGGATTACCGAATTGTCCACGGATGAGTTGCAGGATCTGTTCACTCGGCGTCGTGATTGGTCGGGCTAA